One part of the Streptomyces lienomycini genome encodes these proteins:
- a CDS encoding cytochrome P450 family protein: MTAPAFEEPAAPRAEGAAHRVLVPGSGESLLVVTRDAARTALTDSRLRNDIRHSASWESDGGHAIGHHMLQSDPPQHTRLRRLVAGHFTPGRIAALRPRVERLAGDLLDALPPRGTADLVGRYALPLPVTVICELLGVPEADREGFHTWSNELVMPTSPEAAASAAAALTGYLTDLTGDKRRTPDDTLLADLVAAADGGELTAEELLGMAFLILVAGHETTVNLISATVHSLLTHPDQLARLRAEPELVEAAVEESLRYNSPVHASAFRFAAEPLELAGTAIAAGEAVLVSLAAASRDPEHFPDPDRFDIGRRTRGHLGFGHGPHHCLGAPLARVEAAVAVRLLLERNPTLALAADPATLTWRTSTLLRGLVELPVRLG, from the coding sequence ATGACCGCGCCCGCCTTCGAGGAACCGGCCGCCCCGCGGGCCGAGGGTGCCGCGCACCGGGTGCTCGTGCCGGGCAGCGGGGAGAGCCTGCTGGTCGTCACCCGCGACGCGGCGCGCACCGCGCTCACCGACTCGCGGCTGCGCAACGACATCCGGCACTCCGCGTCCTGGGAGAGCGACGGCGGGCACGCCATCGGCCACCACATGCTCCAGAGCGATCCGCCGCAGCACACCCGGCTGCGCCGGCTGGTCGCCGGACACTTCACGCCGGGCCGGATCGCCGCCCTGCGCCCCCGCGTCGAGCGCCTCGCGGGCGACCTGCTGGACGCGCTGCCGCCGCGGGGCACCGCCGATCTGGTCGGCCGGTACGCGCTGCCGCTGCCTGTCACGGTGATCTGCGAGCTGCTCGGCGTTCCGGAGGCCGACCGCGAGGGCTTCCACACCTGGTCGAACGAGCTGGTCATGCCCACCTCGCCGGAGGCGGCGGCGTCGGCGGCCGCCGCCCTGACCGGCTACCTCACCGACCTGACCGGCGACAAGCGGCGCACCCCGGACGACACGCTGCTCGCCGACCTGGTCGCCGCGGCGGACGGCGGCGAACTCACCGCCGAGGAACTGCTCGGCATGGCCTTTCTCATCCTGGTCGCCGGGCACGAGACGACCGTCAACCTGATCTCCGCCACCGTCCACAGCCTCCTCACCCACCCCGACCAGCTCGCCCGGCTGCGCGCCGAACCGGAGCTGGTCGAGGCCGCGGTCGAGGAGTCGCTGCGGTACAACTCCCCCGTCCACGCCTCCGCGTTCCGCTTCGCCGCCGAGCCGCTGGAGCTGGCGGGCACCGCGATCGCGGCGGGCGAGGCGGTGCTCGTCTCGCTGGCCGCCGCCTCCCGCGACCCGGAGCACTTCCCGGACCCCGACCGCTTCGACATCGGCCGCCGCACGCGGGGCCACCTCGGTTTCGGCCACGGCCCGCACCACTGCCTCGGCGCCCCGCTGGCCCGCGTCGAGGCCGCCGTCGCCGTACGGCTGCTCCTCGAACGGAACCCCACGCTCGCCCTCGCCGCCGACCCGGCGACGCTCACCTGGCGGACCAGCACCCTGCTGCGGGGCCTGGTGGAACTCCCGGTGCGCCTCGGCTGA
- a CDS encoding TetR/AcrR family transcriptional regulator yields MTVGARDGAPRQRRDARRNRELLLGAAHEVFTEQGLDAPLDVIARRAGVGNATLYRHFPTRAALVDAVFRDALTGTMDAGEQARKAPDAWAGLTAYLDVVFAALAADRGSNDLMTTHLRGVDSLEAVHEHNRRTVDSLLCRCREEGVVRADVTTEDVLFGLAALGRAVPALTAATAATAPDAWRRPLALFLGGLRTAPAAATLPAPALTAAELGEALRELGPHRTRPDGREPGA; encoded by the coding sequence ATGACCGTCGGCGCACGCGACGGAGCGCCCCGGCAGCGACGCGACGCGCGGCGCAACCGGGAGCTTCTGCTGGGGGCGGCCCACGAGGTGTTCACGGAACAGGGGCTGGACGCGCCGCTGGACGTCATCGCGCGCCGGGCGGGGGTCGGCAACGCGACGCTCTACCGCCACTTCCCCACCCGCGCGGCGCTGGTGGACGCGGTGTTCCGGGACGCGCTGACGGGCACGATGGACGCCGGTGAGCAGGCACGGAAGGCGCCGGACGCGTGGGCCGGGCTCACCGCCTACCTGGACGTCGTCTTCGCCGCCCTGGCCGCCGACCGCGGCTCCAACGACCTGATGACCACGCATCTGCGGGGCGTCGACAGCCTGGAGGCCGTGCACGAGCACAACCGGCGGACCGTGGACTCGCTGCTGTGCCGCTGCCGCGAGGAGGGTGTCGTCCGCGCCGACGTCACCACGGAGGACGTCCTGTTCGGGCTGGCGGCGCTCGGCCGCGCGGTCCCGGCGCTCACCGCCGCGACGGCCGCGACCGCGCCGGACGCCTGGCGGCGCCCCCTCGCCCTATTCCTCGGCGGCCTGCGCACCGCACCGGCCGCCGCTACGCTGCCCGCGCCCGCGCTCACGGCCGCCGAACTCGGCGAGGCCCTGCGCGAACTGGGGCCGCACCGCACCCGCCCCGACGGCCGCGAGCCCGGCGCGTGA
- a CDS encoding tellurite resistance TerB family protein — translation MALWDRFKESASQMQTQLVAKKNDLKSGAFRDASMAMCALVAAADGTVDPSERQRVAQLISTNEVLQNFPADDLRRRFEDNLNKLTADFAFGKVGILQEIAKAKKKPAEARAVVQIGIVIGGADGDFDKDERAVVREACYALDLPPHEFDL, via the coding sequence ATGGCCCTGTGGGACCGCTTCAAGGAGTCCGCGTCGCAGATGCAGACGCAGCTCGTGGCGAAGAAGAACGACCTCAAGAGCGGCGCCTTCCGCGACGCGAGCATGGCGATGTGCGCGCTGGTCGCCGCCGCCGACGGCACCGTCGACCCGTCGGAGCGGCAGCGGGTCGCCCAGCTGATCTCGACCAACGAGGTGCTGCAGAACTTCCCCGCCGACGACCTGCGCCGCCGGTTCGAGGACAACCTGAACAAGCTGACCGCCGACTTCGCCTTCGGCAAGGTCGGCATCCTCCAGGAGATCGCCAAGGCGAAGAAGAAGCCCGCCGAGGCCCGCGCGGTGGTCCAGATCGGCATCGTGATCGGCGGCGCCGACGGGGACTTCGACAAGGACGAGCGCGCCGTGGTCCGCGAGGCCTGCTACGCCCTCGACCTGCCGCCGCACGAGTTCGACCTCTGA
- a CDS encoding sporulation protein, translating into MVFKRLLGSLGVGGPTVDTVLDPGTARPGGTLSGRVHLVGGTADHDVEHVALELVARVETEHGEHGDGEGVVVFDRHTVGGAFRLAAGGSTSLPFTVTLPWETPATELYGQPLGIVLGVRTELAVAGARDQGDLDPLTVAPLPAQEAVLEALGGLGFGFRSADLEYGRIGGTGQQLPFYQEIELTPPPAYAHQVNEIELTFLAVPGALEVVLEADKRGGPFSDGHDALSRFTVPHEGPSGPQDWNTLVDGWIQELVEHRASYGSHAVYGHESGYAAHESGYAAHESGRSGGGSGIGTAVAAGAAGIAGGLVAAEVVDEVGDFSEGDSEDEEG; encoded by the coding sequence ATGGTGTTCAAGCGGCTGCTCGGTTCCCTCGGTGTGGGCGGACCCACGGTGGACACGGTCCTCGACCCGGGCACCGCCCGGCCGGGGGGCACACTGTCGGGCCGGGTCCACCTCGTCGGCGGCACCGCCGACCACGACGTCGAGCACGTCGCGCTGGAGCTGGTGGCCCGCGTGGAGACCGAGCACGGGGAGCACGGCGACGGCGAGGGCGTCGTCGTCTTCGACCGGCACACCGTCGGCGGCGCCTTCCGGCTCGCGGCGGGCGGGTCGACGAGCCTCCCGTTCACGGTGACGCTGCCCTGGGAGACCCCGGCCACCGAGCTGTACGGGCAGCCGCTCGGCATCGTGCTCGGCGTGCGCACCGAGCTGGCGGTCGCCGGCGCCCGCGACCAGGGCGACCTGGACCCGCTGACCGTGGCGCCGCTCCCGGCCCAGGAGGCCGTCCTGGAGGCCCTCGGCGGGCTCGGCTTCGGCTTCCGCTCCGCCGACCTGGAGTACGGCCGCATCGGCGGCACGGGGCAGCAGCTGCCCTTCTACCAGGAGATCGAGCTGACCCCGCCCCCGGCCTACGCCCACCAGGTCAACGAGATCGAGCTGACCTTCCTGGCCGTGCCCGGCGCCCTGGAGGTCGTACTGGAGGCCGACAAGCGCGGCGGCCCGTTCTCCGACGGGCACGACGCGCTCAGCCGCTTCACCGTCCCGCACGAGGGCCCGTCCGGGCCGCAGGACTGGAACACCCTCGTCGACGGCTGGATCCAGGAGCTGGTCGAGCACCGGGCGTCGTACGGCTCCCACGCGGTGTACGGCCACGAGTCGGGTTACGCCGCCCACGAGTCCGGGTACGCCGCCCACGAGTCGGGCCGCTCGGGCGGCGGGTCCGGCATCGGTACCGCCGTCGCGGCCGGCGCGGCGGGGATCGCCGGGGGCCTGGTGGCGGCCGAAGTCGTCGACGAGGTGGGGGACTTCTCCGAGGGCGACTCGGAGGACGAGGAGGGCTGA
- a CDS encoding hemolysin family protein, with product MTEVLLLLLALLLTLACAVFVAAEFSLTTVERGDLERAAESGERGADGALRAVRSLTLQLSGAQLGITVTSLVIGMLAEPSISVLLRGPLTAIGLGGAAPTVATVLGVVLSTVVLMVVGELVPKNWAISRPLAVAKVVAGPQRGFTTAFGPFIRHLNNTANRFVRRFGLEPAEELASARSAEELVALAQHSAAEGALEADSAELFVRTLHLSELTAENVMTPRVDVKALEAHATAADAANLSHATGLSRFPVYRDSLDEVIGTVHIRDVLALEPERRRATPVTDLATAPLLVPDSLPADRLLERMRRTRTMAVVIDEYGGTAGVATVEDIVEEVVGEVRDEHDPVEIPDLLPAPAEADGRAAWEADGSLRLDHLERIGLTAPEGPYETLAGLVATHLARIPAQGDVVALDGWRIDVLGIDHHRADRLRVTAPAADDDPAEHDLSAHERPAHDRSDHERPEHARSAHEERELAR from the coding sequence GTGACCGAGGTCCTGCTGCTCCTGCTGGCCCTCCTGCTCACCCTCGCCTGCGCGGTCTTCGTGGCGGCCGAGTTCTCCCTCACCACCGTCGAGCGCGGTGACCTGGAGCGGGCCGCCGAGTCCGGTGAGCGCGGCGCCGACGGCGCCCTGAGGGCCGTACGGTCCCTGACCCTCCAGCTGTCCGGCGCGCAGCTCGGCATCACCGTGACCTCGCTGGTCATCGGCATGCTGGCCGAGCCGTCGATCTCGGTGCTGCTGCGCGGCCCGCTGACGGCGATCGGCCTGGGCGGCGCCGCCCCGACGGTGGCGACCGTGCTCGGCGTGGTGCTGTCCACCGTCGTCCTGATGGTCGTCGGCGAGCTGGTCCCCAAGAACTGGGCGATCTCCCGCCCGCTGGCCGTGGCGAAGGTCGTCGCGGGCCCGCAGCGCGGCTTCACCACCGCGTTCGGCCCCTTCATCCGCCACCTGAACAACACGGCGAACCGCTTCGTGCGCCGCTTCGGCCTGGAACCGGCCGAGGAGCTGGCGTCCGCCCGCAGCGCCGAGGAGCTGGTCGCCCTCGCCCAGCACTCGGCCGCCGAGGGCGCCCTGGAGGCGGACTCGGCCGAGCTGTTCGTGCGGACCCTGCACCTGAGCGAGCTGACCGCGGAGAACGTCATGACGCCGCGCGTGGACGTCAAGGCCCTGGAGGCCCACGCCACCGCCGCCGACGCCGCGAACCTCTCGCACGCCACCGGCCTGTCCCGCTTCCCGGTCTACCGGGACAGCCTGGACGAGGTCATCGGCACCGTCCACATCCGCGACGTGCTGGCCCTGGAGCCGGAGCGCCGCCGCGCCACCCCCGTCACCGACCTGGCCACCGCGCCCCTGCTGGTGCCGGACAGCCTGCCCGCCGACCGCCTCCTGGAGCGCATGCGCCGCACCCGCACCATGGCCGTCGTCATCGACGAGTACGGCGGCACCGCGGGCGTGGCGACCGTCGAGGACATCGTCGAGGAGGTCGTCGGCGAGGTGCGCGACGAGCACGACCCGGTCGAGATACCGGACCTGCTGCCCGCCCCCGCCGAGGCGGACGGCCGCGCGGCCTGGGAGGCCGACGGCTCGCTGCGTCTCGACCACCTGGAGCGCATCGGCCTGACCGCGCCGGAGGGTCCCTACGAGACCCTGGCCGGACTGGTCGCCACCCACCTGGCGCGCATCCCCGCCCAGGGCGACGTGGTGGCCCTGGACGGCTGGCGCATCGACGTCCTCGGCATCGACCACCACCGTGCCGACCGCCTCCGCGTCACCGCCCCCGCGGCGGACGACGACCCCGCGGAGCACGACCTCTCCGCGCACGAGCGGCCGGCGCACGACCGCTCGGACCACGAGCGGCCGGAGCACGCGCGGTCGGCGCACGAAGAGCGGGAGCTGGCCCGATGA
- a CDS encoding hemolysin family protein: MTVVQLFIGALTLLTNAFFVGAEFAMISVRRSQIEPRAKTGDKRARMTLWGLQHISQMMATAQLGITVSSLVLGAVAEPAIAHLMEPVFEAVHMPHALVHPVAFAIALALATYLHMLIGEMIPKNIALAAPATTALFLGPPLVALTRALKPVVFGINAFANTLLRLLRVEPKDEVEAVFTDDQLARMVVDASEAGLLTPADGERLRDALELGTRPVGEILVPAQKMRTVPHTVTPAQLERMAADAGYSRFPVTGPGGTVLGYLHIKDTLGLTDRESPFPRTALHRVTRVRIDTPLDDTLTALRTEDSHLAAVTGETGAVLGFVTMEDVLTELVGPTAPVA, encoded by the coding sequence ATGACCGTCGTACAGCTCTTCATCGGCGCGCTGACGCTGCTGACCAACGCGTTCTTCGTGGGCGCCGAGTTCGCCATGATCTCGGTGCGCCGCAGCCAGATCGAGCCGCGCGCGAAGACGGGCGACAAGCGCGCCCGGATGACCCTGTGGGGCCTGCAGCACATCTCCCAGATGATGGCCACGGCCCAGCTCGGCATCACCGTCTCCTCCCTGGTGCTCGGCGCGGTCGCGGAGCCGGCCATCGCGCACCTGATGGAGCCGGTGTTCGAGGCGGTCCACATGCCGCACGCGCTGGTCCACCCGGTCGCCTTCGCCATCGCCCTGGCCCTGGCGACGTACCTGCACATGCTGATCGGCGAGATGATCCCGAAGAACATCGCCCTGGCCGCCCCGGCGACCACCGCGCTGTTCCTCGGCCCCCCGCTGGTCGCCCTCACCCGGGCCCTGAAGCCGGTCGTGTTCGGCATCAACGCCTTCGCCAACACACTGCTCAGGCTGCTGCGGGTGGAGCCGAAGGACGAGGTCGAGGCCGTCTTCACCGACGATCAGCTGGCCCGCATGGTGGTCGACGCCAGCGAGGCCGGACTCCTCACCCCGGCCGACGGCGAGCGCCTGCGCGACGCGCTGGAGCTGGGCACCCGCCCGGTCGGCGAGATCCTGGTCCCGGCCCAGAAGATGCGCACCGTCCCGCACACGGTCACCCCGGCCCAGCTGGAACGCATGGCCGCCGACGCGGGCTACTCCCGCTTCCCGGTCACCGGCCCCGGCGGCACCGTCCTCGGCTACCTGCACATCAAGGACACCCTGGGCCTGACCGACCGCGAGAGCCCCTTCCCGCGCACGGCCCTGCACCGCGTCACCCGCGTCCGCATCGACACCCCCCTCGACGACACCCTCACCGCCCTGCGCACCGAGGACAGCCACCTCGCCGCGGTCACCGGCGAGACGGGCGCGGTCCTGGGCTTCGTCACGATGGAGGACGTCCTGACGGAACTGGTCGGCCCGACGGCCCCGGTGGCGTGA
- a CDS encoding DNA topoisomerase IV subunit B family protein — MDATRGSRDGTTHDWAADTDAAHVAHIRRRAAEFAPGGPLHLVLEVLAYAADEASDRGGGRCVVGLRPDGSLCVRDDGRGTDTRVAEDGRRVRKPVMATKDLRFFDFPGAEMLPDGRPRRGVSVVAALSEWLVHTNRRLDGAWTRRYEYGVPVTGLEPVEADGTTGTLVRFVPDRSLVPGPVPEAADLSRLVGAWPHLEVRVDDRRTSDAP, encoded by the coding sequence ATGGACGCGACGAGGGGTTCCCGGGACGGCACCACCCACGACTGGGCCGCCGACACCGACGCGGCGCACGTGGCGCACATCCGGCGGCGGGCGGCCGAGTTCGCGCCGGGCGGGCCCCTGCACCTCGTACTGGAGGTACTCGCCTACGCCGCCGACGAGGCGTCGGACCGGGGCGGTGGACGGTGCGTCGTCGGTCTCCGTCCGGACGGTTCCCTCTGCGTCCGGGACGACGGGCGGGGCACGGACACGCGGGTGGCCGAGGACGGGCGGAGAGTGCGGAAGCCCGTCATGGCCACGAAGGACCTGCGCTTCTTCGACTTCCCGGGGGCCGAGATGCTGCCGGACGGCCGTCCCCGGCGCGGTGTGTCCGTGGTCGCGGCGCTCAGCGAGTGGCTCGTCCACACCAACCGGCGCCTCGACGGGGCCTGGACCCGGCGCTACGAGTACGGCGTCCCCGTCACCGGGCTCGAACCCGTCGAGGCCGACGGCACGACCGGGACCCTGGTCCGGTTCGTGCCGGACCGGTCGCTGGTTCCGGGCCCCGTACCGGAGGCCGCCGACCTTTCACGCCTCGTCGGGGCCTGGCCCCACCTGGAGGTGCGGGTCGACGACCGGCGCACCTCCGACGCCCCCTAA
- a CDS encoding FtsX-like permease family protein codes for MLHLAWRMAAHRISSLLAVACAVLGGAAMIAATGVLAESGLRSQLPPGRLGGADVVVAADQEFHPSGDLPIALPERAAVPGRVVDRLAALPGVTAAVGDIGFPAALVDARGQVVPAAGDPRTAGHGWSSTELLADPRTEGRAPSGAGEVAVDAAAGVAVGERVRVVAGGRPAASYRVSALVDAPGAGGVYFADGTAAALAGRDAGGGGPRAGTVDLIGLRVADGAGERVADAVREEVAGTGLVVATGADRGEAVEPGVGSARSLLILLAGSLGGIVLLITGFVVAGALGVAVAGQRRDLALMRAVGATPKQIRRLAAAQSTVVAGVALVPGTAVGYLLAGRFRDLLADRGVLPDGLPLTVGPLPALATLLLVTAAVRLSARCAAWRTSRMPATEAVAESRSEPRTPSRVRTRAGLLLILGACGLAVVPLLSRTVVGASVTSVAGIVAAIGLALSGPALVGRAGGAAVRRLRPGAAAPTWLALANVRAYALRLAGVVSPLAMAVVFVLTYVFTQTTVLAATSGDTRAGTLAQYEVTAPGLGGLPSDTLSAVREVPGVRSAAPAGTTSVVWEYEEFGDPVAESAPAMILAPDTRDVVDPGVTDGSLEHLTGATVAVGAEAARTRDAGLGKRVRLVLGDGARVEARVVAVYDRGLGFGPVVLSRELAAGHTTTGLDQRILVRTDGTPGAERGLSALAAGRPGLAVASTAADGGGADTPPEVWVNLAVVVVLLGYLLLSIANKLVAATAQRRSEIAALRLVGTTPRQIRAMMRREAAVVAVAALASGLLLSAVPLALLGQGFLGRPWPAGPAWLLPAAAATVALTSWLTVELPTRHALRTPPAEALRAA; via the coding sequence ATGCTGCACCTCGCCTGGCGGATGGCCGCCCACCGGATCAGCTCACTGCTCGCCGTGGCGTGCGCGGTCCTGGGCGGAGCGGCGATGATCGCCGCCACCGGTGTACTGGCCGAGTCCGGACTCCGCTCCCAGCTGCCGCCCGGCCGGCTCGGCGGCGCGGACGTCGTGGTCGCGGCCGACCAGGAGTTCCACCCGAGCGGGGACCTGCCGATCGCGCTGCCGGAGCGGGCCGCGGTGCCCGGCCGGGTCGTCGACCGGCTGGCCGCGCTGCCCGGCGTCACCGCGGCGGTCGGCGACATCGGGTTCCCGGCCGCCCTCGTCGACGCCCGCGGGCAGGTCGTGCCGGCCGCCGGGGATCCGCGGACGGCGGGCCACGGCTGGTCCTCCACGGAACTGCTGGCGGACCCGCGGACCGAGGGACGGGCACCGTCCGGCGCCGGCGAGGTCGCGGTGGACGCGGCGGCGGGCGTCGCGGTGGGCGAGCGGGTACGGGTGGTGGCGGGCGGCCGCCCCGCCGCCTCCTACCGGGTCTCCGCGCTGGTCGACGCGCCGGGTGCGGGCGGCGTGTACTTCGCGGACGGGACGGCCGCCGCGCTGGCCGGGCGCGACGCCGGGGGCGGGGGCCCGCGCGCCGGGACCGTCGACCTGATCGGGCTGCGCGTCGCCGACGGCGCCGGGGAGCGGGTCGCCGACGCCGTGCGCGAGGAGGTGGCGGGCACCGGCCTCGTGGTCGCCACCGGCGCCGACCGGGGCGAGGCCGTGGAGCCCGGGGTGGGTTCGGCGCGCTCGCTGCTGATCCTGCTCGCCGGTTCGCTCGGCGGGATCGTGCTGCTGATCACCGGGTTCGTCGTCGCCGGTGCGCTGGGCGTGGCCGTCGCGGGGCAGCGCCGCGACCTGGCGCTGATGCGGGCGGTCGGGGCGACGCCGAAGCAGATCCGCCGCCTGGCCGCCGCGCAGTCGACGGTCGTCGCGGGGGTGGCCCTGGTGCCGGGCACGGCCGTCGGCTACCTGCTGGCGGGCCGCTTCCGCGACCTGCTCGCCGACCGCGGTGTCCTGCCGGACGGCCTCCCCCTCACCGTCGGCCCGCTGCCCGCGCTCGCCACGCTGCTCCTGGTGACCGCGGCGGTACGGCTCTCGGCCCGCTGCGCCGCCTGGCGCACCTCCCGCATGCCGGCCACCGAGGCGGTCGCCGAGTCCCGCAGCGAGCCGCGCACCCCCTCGCGGGTCCGGACGCGCGCCGGGCTGCTGCTGATCCTCGGCGCGTGCGGACTGGCGGTGGTGCCGCTCCTGTCCCGGACCGTCGTCGGGGCCTCCGTCACCTCCGTGGCGGGCATCGTCGCCGCGATCGGCCTGGCCCTGTCCGGCCCCGCGCTGGTCGGGCGCGCGGGCGGGGCGGCCGTACGGCGCCTGCGTCCCGGGGCCGCGGCCCCGACCTGGCTGGCCCTGGCCAACGTGCGCGCCTACGCGCTCCGGCTGGCGGGCGTGGTCAGCCCGCTGGCCATGGCGGTCGTGTTCGTCCTGACGTACGTGTTCACGCAGACCACGGTGCTGGCGGCCACCTCCGGCGACACCCGCGCCGGGACCCTCGCCCAGTACGAGGTGACCGCGCCGGGCCTCGGCGGCCTGCCCTCGGACACCCTGTCCGCCGTACGGGAGGTGCCCGGCGTACGGTCGGCGGCGCCCGCGGGGACGACCTCGGTGGTGTGGGAGTACGAGGAGTTCGGCGATCCCGTGGCCGAGTCGGCCCCGGCGATGATCCTCGCGCCGGACACCCGGGACGTCGTGGACCCGGGCGTCACGGACGGCTCCCTGGAGCACCTGACCGGCGCCACGGTCGCCGTCGGCGCCGAGGCCGCCCGCACCCGCGACGCGGGGCTCGGGAAGCGGGTCCGCCTGGTGCTCGGCGACGGGGCGCGGGTCGAGGCCCGGGTCGTCGCCGTGTACGACCGCGGGCTGGGCTTCGGCCCGGTCGTCCTCTCGCGCGAACTGGCCGCCGGGCACACCACGACCGGCCTCGACCAGAGGATCCTGGTCCGCACCGACGGCACACCCGGCGCGGAGCGGGGGCTGAGCGCGCTGGCCGCCGGCCGTCCCGGCCTCGCCGTCGCGAGCACGGCGGCGGACGGCGGCGGTGCGGACACGCCGCCCGAGGTGTGGGTCAACCTGGCGGTGGTCGTGGTGCTCCTCGGCTACCTGCTCCTGAGCATCGCCAACAAACTGGTCGCCGCCACCGCCCAGCGCCGGTCCGAGATCGCCGCCCTGCGCCTGGTCGGTACGACGCCGCGGCAGATCCGCGCGATGATGCGCCGCGAGGCCGCGGTGGTCGCCGTCGCGGCCCTCGCCTCCGGCCTGCTCCTGTCCGCCGTGCCCCTCGCCCTCCTGGGCCAGGGCTTCCTCGGCCGCCCGTGGCCCGCGGGGCCCGCCTGGCTCCTCCCGGCGGCGGCCGCCACGGTGGCCCTGACCTCCTGGCTCACCGTCGAACTCCCCACCCGCCACGCCCTGCGCACCCCGCCGGCGGAGGCGCTGCGGGCGGCTTAG
- a CDS encoding ABC transporter ATP-binding protein — translation MSTAVRAATARRAPAIALAHVGKTYTGGVRALDDVSLTVEHGTFLAVMGPSGSGKSTLMHCAAGLDSPTTGSVRIDGREISGLNETRRTELRREHVGFVFQAYNLIPSLSVEDNITLPLRLAGRGPDRDWLRTLTERVGLADRLSHRPAELSGGQQQRAAVVRALAAKPAVVFADEPTGALDLRSAHQVLDLLRALVDDLGQTVVMVTHDPAAAARSHRALVMADGRVVEELRQPSAPRLAERLVALGER, via the coding sequence ATGAGCACCGCGGTGCGGGCGGCCACCGCGCGCCGGGCGCCCGCCATCGCCCTGGCGCACGTCGGCAAGACGTACACGGGCGGCGTACGGGCCCTCGACGACGTGTCGCTGACCGTGGAGCACGGCACGTTCCTCGCCGTGATGGGGCCCTCGGGCTCCGGCAAGAGCACCCTGATGCACTGCGCCGCCGGGCTGGACTCCCCCACGACGGGCAGCGTCCGCATCGACGGGCGGGAGATCTCGGGGCTGAACGAGACCCGCCGCACCGAACTGCGCCGCGAACACGTCGGCTTCGTGTTCCAGGCGTACAACCTGATCCCCTCGCTCAGCGTCGAGGACAACATCACGCTGCCGCTGCGCCTGGCCGGCCGCGGCCCGGACCGGGACTGGCTGCGCACCCTGACCGAGCGGGTCGGGCTGGCGGACCGGCTCTCGCACCGCCCGGCCGAACTGTCCGGCGGGCAGCAGCAGCGGGCTGCCGTGGTGCGGGCGCTGGCCGCGAAGCCCGCCGTCGTCTTCGCGGACGAGCCGACCGGCGCGCTGGACCTGCGCAGCGCCCACCAGGTCCTCGACCTGCTGCGCGCACTCGTCGACGACCTCGGTCAGACGGTGGTCATGGTCACCCACGACCCGGCCGCCGCCGCCCGGTCGCACCGTGCGCTGGTGATGGCCGACGGCCGCGTGGTCGAGGAGCTGCGGCAGCCGAGCGCACCGCGACTGGCCGAGCGGCTTGTGGCCCTGGGGGAGCGGTAG